Genomic segment of Rattus norvegicus strain BN/NHsdMcwi chromosome 7, GRCr8, whole genome shotgun sequence:
TGACAGTGGCAAAGGTAAGTAGAGATGATATGAATAGTTATGTCAATGATCATTTTAATGAAGGAATTTTAAGACTTCAAACTTCAACAACCAATAAAATCTAACATTAACAGTCACAATCAATATTCTTGTCTTTACTATATTTACTTTGTTTGATCTCAGTTTTTTTTATACCTTGAAAAACTTTTATTCATAAAATAAGGAATAAATATATGataatttctatattttataaagtattcttttaatttatataaCAAAATTTCCTTGCATATATAAATGCAATCTGGGAAccttttatataataataatatatagcATTTAAGTATTAAAATCAGCTGGTCACACATGCCTATAAATCTCATCATGTGAAAGGATgacagaatgaataaataaacattttgatGGCTGTTGATATATCTTTCACCTTTATTAAGAAcctcaaattattattattattattattattattattattattattattattattattatcattattattatatatcCATGCCATACCACCAAAGAATGACAAATTGGTGAACAGTGAATTACCTCATTAGAAATCTCTCTCctcatttcattttgaaaatagaataaacaaaAGTCAGCTAGCTACATCAATAGCACTGACTACTAAGAAATAGCAGTGACAATGTTAATCTTTACCTCAACGGCATGATCTCTGTCCCCTCTGAGACTAGATGTAGAGTAGGTAGAAGAAATTTTTGAAAGCATCCAAGGAAAAGAAGGTGATTCCTCTGTTTTgacctataaaaataaatattgccaAATGTTGGTCTCTCGAAGAACCAAAGTAGTTAATTTTGGTGAAGCATATGTGTAATCCTGAGAGGAGACTGAGACTGGAGGATTGCGCTTTAGAAGTCACCCTGCATTAAATATCAATATCTTATCTGAAAACAGTTTTAActaaaaaaattaccaaaaaatatataatttaccaATTTGACTTCatgcaaaatgtaaataaacaaagtcCATATGAAAATGTTTTGCATTAGAAAcccaaagagaaaggaaatatcTTTGTAGATATCTGATTGGAAAATATGCAATAGACAAATACATTTAGAAGCATTTGTTAGACAACCAGTTCAATGTGGAATTGTCTGAGTTCTGCCAAGTTGTATAATAAAAAAGGGGAAGGGGTGGTCCACATTCCAAGATTTGATTCCTAAACCAGTGTTCTTTGTGCATTAATAACAGGTAATGGTTCTTAGGGTTGCAGAAACAGGAGTTTCCAGTACCACAGTTGTCAAACTTGCAGGAAGCTCTCTGGAAGATTTTAGACTAGAGctggaaaaatgaaaatcaacCAGGTAAGTTGGGAATAGAGCACTCAATTCTAGTGGTGGCTAAAAATCTGTCACAGGGAAGTGGAACATATTGAAGCATATTACCTTTCTTGAAAAGAACATGTTGCTAGAATGGGTTGTGTCTGAAATATGTACAAATTAATATGTCATGTCACAACTGAGAATTAAAATGGCTATGAAAAAATAGAGATATAGGTATAATGGAGATCACCTGAATAATGGTAATTTAAGGCCTAAGAACTGATGGAAATGCcatattttttaagtaaaaacataaaattttaataacattGTCAAcaggctaaaacaaacaaaagaatcaaaTCGACTCTCACAACCTCATGATTTGTATCAAAGCAATTGCTTCTAACTaaatttgcaaatgttcattccAAATTAAATGATaccatttacatatacatatgtacttaATTGTGTCACAATATTTTCTGTTAAATTGGATTAGTCATTTTCCTTATTCTTTCATTCCATGTGTTATATTGAGGTTAAGGCTAGTCTATGTGTGAAAAGTAGATTCAAATGTGATGTGATGGGATAGGGAATCATCACAGACTatatatttgtaatttatttttcaaagaattCCTTGAGAGGATGTGTGTTCTCTGGATAATTATATCATACTTTAAAGGTTTCTCTGCTATGTACGACCTTGAATTCTTAAGTGATCACCAAgggacagagaaacacaataagGAGGCAGTATCATGGGAACAACTACAGAAGTGTGTGCGGGGGATGGGGGTGTTTAtaggcatgtggtacacatagcTGAGTtgatatgtatgcatgcactgtATATTGATAAATGTTAAGTTTGCAAGTCTTCaggagaaaaacataaaatttcaGTAAACTAAATTAAATGTTTCGAGTACAAAGTTCCAAGAGAGACCAGAAGTGTCTGTATTGCGAAAAGCTCACTCACATTGTCCATCTTGTTTCAGCACTTTTCAAAGGAGCAACACATTTGGAAAAATGTATCATAAAATTCTATCCAATCTTGAAAATTGTTGAGCCTAAAGGGGTTTTTGCTTCATATAAAATAACAGAACCCAAGGAGTTAGATGTCCTTCCACAACATGCATTTAAAGGATAATTTTTTGAGGTATAATGAATaagaaaattctggcaaattTAAAACACAATGTGTATTTAAAAGACTAAATGTTCTATGCAGATCTAAAAGAAATCAGAAACCAAAGATGAGGAACCACACTGTCACAACCTTCATCTTGCTTGGACTGACAGATGACCAACAACTGCAGGTTCTTATCTTTATCATTCTCTTCTTCACCTACTCACTGATCATAACTGGAAATCTGTCCATCATCTCCCTAGTCTTAGCAGATCCTCACCTTAAAACAGCCTTGTATTATTTCCTTAAAAACTTTGCTGTCTTAGAGATCTCCTTCACACCTGCAAGCATCCCCAGATACCTGTATAGCATAGCAACAGGTGACAAAACAATTACCTATAATGCCTGTGTTGCCCAAGTATTTTTTACCGACCTCTTTGGTCTAACTGAATTTTTCCTTCTAGCTGCCATGTCCTACGACCGTTATGTGGCCATCTGCAGGCCACTGCACTATTTGACTACCATGAATACCGCTGTCTGCAGAAgacttgtgttttgttgttgggtagctggtttatttattttaattcccCCACTTAGCCTCGGCCTAAATCTGCAGTTCTGTGATTCTAATATCATTGATCATTTTATCTGTGATGCTTCCCCTCTCCTTAAAATCTCTTGTTCAGACACGTGGTTCATGGAGCACACAGTTCTCATCTGTGCTGTACTGACTCTCATTATAACGCTGGTGTGTGTTGTTCTCTCCTACGTTAATATCATCAAGACAATTCTTAGATTCCCTTCTgcccaacaaaagcaaaaagcctTTTCTACCTGTTCCTACATCAAGCCTTCTGCAAAAAAGGAGGTGGCCATCAATAAGGGTGTGATGGTTCTCACTACTTCCATTGCCCCTATGCTAAACCCCTTCATCTACACACTTAGGAATAGGCAAGTCAAGCAAGCCTTCTGTGATTCAATAAAAAGAATTATAGCATTTTTCAAGAAATAAGGCAGGGTGAAACCCAGTAAACATGCAACGGTAAACTTCCCAAACTTCTTAGTCAAGTTGATTTTTCCTGAACACTCTTTCCCATTGTATTCAACAGACATTCCTGCTCCCACAAACCTCTATTAGGATCACAACCTTCCATATGTGCTAATAGCTTTCACTTGAAAATAAAGAATACCAGAAAATGATAaggtaaaataaaacagagaagggaTTGCCAGCTTTTAGACCTTAAGCAAAAAAAGTAAGTCACCATTGTTTCTTCTAATTCAAAACTTTCAATTGATTAATTCGCTAATTCATTTAATGGATATTAGTGTATATTGTTCCTAAGGTAGGTACTATTTAGGTCCTAAAAACAGAAGAGgacacaaataaaagcaaaaaaatacaaaaaacaaaaaaacacaatcaCAGCCCTCCCCACCATGTACTCTCAGAAATACAAAGGAGAAGTGGAAATAAGACAGTGAGCAGATAATCAAAATGTTGCAAATGCATAGCAGGAATACTTTTCACTATAGTTCTATCATTTTTTGATATAGATAAGATAGAGACAATTGTGCTAAAATAAGTCAGGCACAGAGAGTCAAGAATGTGGGTTGTAGAA
This window contains:
- the Olr990 gene encoding olfactory receptor Olr990, which codes for MRNHTVTTFILLGLTDDQQLQVLIFIILFFTYSLIITGNLSIISLVLADPHLKTALYYFLKNFAVLEISFTPASIPRYLYSIATGDKTITYNACVAQVFFTDLFGLTEFFLLAAMSYDRYVAICRPLHYLTTMNTAVCRRLVFCCWVAGLFILIPPLSLGLNLQFCDSNIIDHFICDASPLLKISCSDTWFMEHTVLICAVLTLIITLVCVVLSYVNIIKTILRFPSAQQKQKAFSTCSYIKPSAKKEVAINKGVMVLTTSIAPMLNPFIYTLRNRQVKQAFCDSIKRIIAFFKK